The genomic window CAGCAGCGCACGGTGGCCCTGCAGGTCCGATACCAGGCGTCCACGCCCGGGCATGGGCGCAGGAACCAGCAGATCAGCGTCAACCCCTTCGATCTCCCGCCCCTGGTCGAACAGCATGCGGCCGACGACCGCGCACGGGTGCCCGCCTTCCGGCCGGAACAGGTGCATGTTTCCAAACACCAGGAAGGCATCCTGCGCACGGGAAATGGCCACGTTCAGCATGGAGCGATTGCGATCAATGAAGGTACTGCCTGGCACGGTGTTCAAGCCGTAGCACGGCGAGAAGATCACGATGCGGCGCTCCGCGCCCTGCAGTGCATGGACAGTCCCCACCGTTATGCCGTGCCCCTTTCCGAGATGGGTGTTCAACTCAGTGAGCACACGCCGCGCCTGGGCCGAGAATGGGGTGACCACGGCGATCAGCCCACCCAGCGCGCTTTGACCGTAGGCACGGCGGATGGCAGCGCTGTTCTTGCCGATCCAGCGGGCGATCGCCTGCGCCTCCCTGTCGTTCTCACGGCTTCCGCCGCGGAGCTGATCTGTACCGGGGATATGGACGTGGCCCAGCGAGGGCTGGATGGGACGCACGCCGTTGTCGTCCCTGAGCGGCTGCAATCGCCCGGCGTAAACCAGGGTATTGCAGAGTTGGATGATCTCTTTCCAGCAGCGGCGATGCTCGGACAGGAACATGCCCCGGCCACGTTCGGGAAACCTGGCAACCGAAGTGGCGCGCTGTGCCATCTTCATCAGGCTGCCGTTGGACGCAGCGATGCCGGCACGGCGCAGGTCTTCTGGCGTTGCCGTCGCGGGCATCACGCCGGTGTGTCGGGCATTGGCCAAGTCGACCGTCGCCGGCACCGCCCAGATGGGTTCGATCTGGTCCACGTCCCCGACCACGATCGCCCGTTTGGCCAACGCGAAGCTGGCCACGGCGACCTCCGGCGGCACCTGGCCCGCCTCGTCTGCGATGAGCAGATCGATCGAGTTCAACAGGGGCATGACCGTGCCGTTGAACGCCGTGAACCGCCCCGGCAACGTGTACAGCGTGGCCACAAAGCAGGGATGGAGCATGGCCAGCCGGCGGTAGCGCTCCAGCACGCGCTCTGGCTGCATGCCGTCTACCACCCCTTCGGATGTGCCGAGTTGAGCCTTCAGGAGTTGTAGATAGCGACCTTCCCAGTAATGGGTAGCCAGCTTGAATGCGCGATAGCGGGCGCCCATGTCCAGCGCCTGCTGGACGACCTCAATGGCAAGCGGTCGACCCGCCAGCAGCGGGTGCAGGATCTGCAGCTGGTGCTGAAGATCCGCCTGCTGGCGCGTCAGTGTATCGATGCCCGCTTTGGCGGCACTGATCTCCTCGTCGGCAGCATTGCGCCATGCTTCAAGCTGCGCCTCCACCTGCGCGGAGGAAACATCACGCAGGGCCTCGACGGCCTCGGATGGGGCGGCGGCGCGCTGACGTGTCCAGAACGCGCGGTTACGCAGCTGCCGGCGTCCGGTCAACCCGATCCACGCCATCAGGCCAATCAACAGGGGCTCACTGAGTTGATGCTCTGCCCAGGCCACCTGCAGTGCATCGAGCTGGCGCAACCGGCACTCGCTGTCGCGCATGCGGGTCTGCAGCTTCTGCTGCTGATCCTGCATCTGTTGACGGGAGGCGGCTACCGCTGCATCAGATACGTTTCCCGCGTAGTCAGCGATGGCGACCAGCGCCGAGACCGCCTGTCCGATCTGCCGCACTTCGTCCTTCAACGCATGCTGCAGGTGCATGACGGCTGCATCCAGCCCTTCTGCGGCATCCATTGCAAACGCGGCGCTGGCCCGCTCGAGAAATTCCTGCAGCCCTTGCGCGAGCCCGGCCGCGTCTTCGTAGCATCTGGCATCGAAGCTGGACTCCCTGCCATTCTGCCGCAGCTCATGCACTGGGAAGTCCAGAACTTCCTTACGCGTCATGGCCGGCATGTACAGACCATAGCTCTTCATTGCCTTCAGCCAACGGCCGGCCAATGGTCCATCAACCTCAACCACCCCGGCAAACGCTCGCAGGATGTTGGTCACGGCCTGGTTGTTGGTCGAGGTCGCCACGATGAGGGGGGGCGCGGCGCCGTCGACGGCGTGCTGCACCCAGTGCGTGGCGATGACGCTCAGGAGAAGGGTCGTCTTGCCGGTACCCGGCGGGCCGTCAACGGCCAGCACACCATTGCTCTCCCGCGCCGCCAGATGCTGCGCCAGCGCCTCCCGTTGCGAGGGCGACAGGCCGTAACGGCATTCCATCTGGCCCAGGTGCCCGGCCGACACCCGCAACTGCTCACGCGCGTCCAACAGGGGGGCATCGGCGGCCGGGGTGACCAGCGATGCAAGCAGAGGAACCTCCACATCGGCGCGCTCAAGCAGGTAACCGGTCAGGTTCTGGATGCTGCGGGTCGCTCCGGATCCACCGCACACCACAACCTTGGCGGCATCAAGCAGATCATATTCCTCGATATGTAGCCGTTCGTACTCCATTCCGGTAACGGCCTCGATGATGGCAACGCCCTTTGCCATCTGCAGAGCCCAGCTCTCCGCACGCGCGCCGTTCTGGGCGTACGCTTCATCCGCCGCCTCCACCGAACCGATCGTGACCTTCTGCTGGCTGGGCTCCAGCAGTTCCCGCGAAATGAAGGCCTGGCGTTCGGCGGATTCTTCCGGCAGCAGGTTGCCGTCACGCTCCAGGCGAGCCCCCAGCAGGAGCGGTGCGACAAGGCGTGGCCGTGATGTCTTCCACTGCCCATGCTCCGGTCGCGAAGCGAACACTTTGGGTATCACCACCAGGCTCAGCGGCCAGACGTCATCGGCATTGAACGGCTTTTTCTGCTTTTCAGCCATGTTGCGCGCCCGCTCGAGCAACGCCCGACGGGCGGTGTCACCCAACTGGCCGCGCTGCAACTCGTCTGGCGACACGCTGACGGCGTCACTCTCGCTCAAGGAAGGCGAAATACGCGTTGCATCCGCAAGAGATTGGTTCGCGTAGCGGAGGTACGCCAGCACCGAAGCATCCATGCCTGTTTGTCGTCCTGGAATCTGCAGAATCAGGATTCAACCACAGCACGGGCCTGGTGTCGGGTCGGAAATCTCCCGACAGACATCAAGGCGGTAAGACCGCAAACTCGCTCGGGACAGGAGCGCCGCAAATCCCGGAGCCTGTGCGCCGGTGCGGCCTCGATACAGGCAGTCGAGCCTGGAAGTGGAGCGGGCGATGGGAACAGAATCCAAAACCAGCTAACCCCTTGAGCTAAAAACGTTTGTTTTTGGGCCTAGGGGGTAAAAACGATACCTCAAACGATACCCAAGCATAGCGGGGTCGTGGGTCGCCACTCAAGCACCGGAGTGGCGACATGCAGCGGTTCATTTTCATGGTCCTGGCGTTGCTGGCCTGTGGGCAAGCGTGGGCGCACGGCGGTTCAAGTCCAAAGCCGGTCTCTGCGAAAGCGTGGCCAGTGGCTACTTACACCAGCGAGCTGGGGGAGGCAAAAGAGGCTTTCTTGCTGCGCATCGCGCCGGAAATTGCCGCTTGGACCGAAGAGAACCAGGCCGAGGCTTGCGCGTTCGTGGCCAAGGCCAAAGGCGAGGACCGCTGGGGTCTGAAAGTCATTACCTTGCGCAGTCAGTTCGAATGCGTGTTCGCATACGGGGTGGCCCCGGAGGGTATGGA from Stenotrophomonas sp. 704A1 includes these protein-coding regions:
- a CDS encoding AAA domain-containing protein, coding for MDASVLAYLRYANQSLADATRISPSLSESDAVSVSPDELQRGQLGDTARRALLERARNMAEKQKKPFNADDVWPLSLVVIPKVFASRPEHGQWKTSRPRLVAPLLLGARLERDGNLLPEESAERQAFISRELLEPSQQKVTIGSVEAADEAYAQNGARAESWALQMAKGVAIIEAVTGMEYERLHIEEYDLLDAAKVVVCGGSGATRSIQNLTGYLLERADVEVPLLASLVTPAADAPLLDAREQLRVSAGHLGQMECRYGLSPSQREALAQHLAARESNGVLAVDGPPGTGKTTLLLSVIATHWVQHAVDGAAPPLIVATSTNNQAVTNILRAFAGVVEVDGPLAGRWLKAMKSYGLYMPAMTRKEVLDFPVHELRQNGRESSFDARCYEDAAGLAQGLQEFLERASAAFAMDAAEGLDAAVMHLQHALKDEVRQIGQAVSALVAIADYAGNVSDAAVAASRQQMQDQQQKLQTRMRDSECRLRQLDALQVAWAEHQLSEPLLIGLMAWIGLTGRRQLRNRAFWTRQRAAAPSEAVEALRDVSSAQVEAQLEAWRNAADEEISAAKAGIDTLTRQQADLQHQLQILHPLLAGRPLAIEVVQQALDMGARYRAFKLATHYWEGRYLQLLKAQLGTSEGVVDGMQPERVLERYRRLAMLHPCFVATLYTLPGRFTAFNGTVMPLLNSIDLLIADEAGQVPPEVAVASFALAKRAIVVGDVDQIEPIWAVPATVDLANARHTGVMPATATPEDLRRAGIAASNGSLMKMAQRATSVARFPERGRGMFLSEHRRCWKEIIQLCNTLVYAGRLQPLRDDNGVRPIQPSLGHVHIPGTDQLRGGSRENDREAQAIARWIGKNSAAIRRAYGQSALGGLIAVVTPFSAQARRVLTELNTHLGKGHGITVGTVHALQGAERRIVIFSPCYGLNTVPGSTFIDRNRSMLNVAISRAQDAFLVFGNMHLFRPEGGHPCAVVGRMLFDQGREIEGVDADLLVPAPMPGRGRLVSDLQGHRALLQEALITARRTLVIVSPFLTQDAIITDGIEAGIKAATARGVKVRVVTDPSLARERELAVCSRRLTAAGAQVRLARTQGVHSKLLLVDRSWFAIGSFNWLSAVRREGDPHARYESSLRYDGDESFSMITRTLEDIARLVAEVPSAAPLTDEAAPL